The proteins below are encoded in one region of Pontibacter deserti:
- a CDS encoding cupin domain-containing protein, with product MQTIEKINLADKFKQIADFWNPRIAGELNGQQVKLAKFKGEFDWHHHEHEDEFFLVVSGSFEMHLRDKVITLNPGEFIVVPRGVEHKPVAPVEAEVLLFEPATTINTGNLQNSDRTRLNLERL from the coding sequence ATGCAGACAATAGAGAAGATTAACCTTGCCGATAAGTTTAAGCAGATAGCTGATTTCTGGAACCCGCGTATTGCAGGTGAGTTAAACGGACAGCAGGTAAAGCTGGCAAAATTTAAAGGTGAGTTCGATTGGCACCACCACGAGCACGAGGATGAATTTTTTCTGGTAGTTAGCGGCAGTTTTGAAATGCACCTGCGGGATAAAGTCATTACCCTGAATCCGGGCGAATTTATTGTTGTACCTCGTGGCGTTGAGCATAAACCTGTTGCACCCGTTGAGGCAGAAGTACTTTTGTTTGAGCCTGCCACAACTATAAACACCGGCAACCTGCAAAACAGCGACCGCACCCGGCTTAATTTGGAGAGGTTGTAG
- a CDS encoding LytR/AlgR family response regulator transcription factor has product MKIRCLIVDDEPLALDVLETYISRVDNLELVCRCNNAVEAYNCLQTEQVDVMFLDIQMPKLTGIDFLKSLANPPKVIFTTAYRDYAVEGYELNAVDYLLKPISFDRFLKAIAKVTPQETKSPASINAFEPDYKEAFIYLKSDKKMVKVMLADILYIESLKDYIRVKTETKEIISYQKISFLEEKLPADKFLRIHRSFIIALDKVQAFSATAVDLGKNEIPIGRLYKNEVLQILGKNNLLEA; this is encoded by the coding sequence ATGAAGATTAGATGCCTGATAGTAGACGATGAGCCACTGGCACTGGACGTACTGGAAACATACATTAGCAGGGTAGATAACCTGGAACTGGTGTGTCGCTGCAACAATGCAGTGGAAGCCTATAACTGCCTGCAAACCGAACAGGTAGATGTCATGTTCCTAGATATCCAGATGCCGAAGCTTACAGGTATAGATTTTCTGAAGTCGCTGGCAAACCCTCCTAAAGTAATTTTTACCACCGCCTACCGCGATTACGCTGTAGAAGGCTACGAACTGAACGCTGTAGATTATCTTCTGAAGCCCATTTCCTTCGACCGCTTCCTGAAAGCAATTGCTAAAGTAACACCACAGGAAACAAAGTCGCCTGCAAGTATAAATGCCTTTGAGCCAGATTATAAAGAAGCCTTCATTTACCTGAAATCCGATAAAAAAATGGTGAAGGTGATGCTGGCAGATATTCTGTACATCGAAAGCCTGAAAGACTACATCCGGGTAAAGACAGAAACAAAAGAGATCATCTCGTATCAGAAGATCAGTTTTCTGGAAGAGAAGTTACCTGCCGATAAATTCCTGCGCATCCACCGTTCTTTCATCATCGCTTTAGATAAAGTACAGGCTTTCTCGGCCACCGCTGTAGACCTTGGTAAAAACGAAATTCCTATTGGCCGGCTTTATAAAAATGAAGTGCTGCAGATACTAGGCAAGAACAACCTGCTGGAAGCATAG
- a CDS encoding sensor histidine kinase produces MEVKLSAESIADARSWSLPDPRSIIRNRMLQHLSFWVCYVVFFGLLYGSYIDDYYNAFMVELVELPFKMALVYFNMYYLMPKFLLTRRYLEFFVYLLLLTGAIAGLMQYVLLPLLIHPLICPTTCTQDNLTLYRFVKNIVNINYLVAISATIVLLRNWYQHQQSARTLSQDKLEAELKFLKGQIHPHFLFNTLNSLYSLTLKKSDNAPEMVLKLSGLMDYMLYDANAAKVPLEKELNYIRNYIDLERIRYGNRVDISFTEAGTILGKTIAPMMLLPFVENAFKHGVSTETENAWVRIDIKVQDRNLSLRVENCKCGEKQDRSDREMASGIGLKNVRRRLELLYKDAYSLEIEDEPDVYAVHLELDLSDRTHED; encoded by the coding sequence ATGGAAGTAAAGTTAAGTGCGGAAAGTATAGCTGATGCCCGGTCGTGGAGCCTGCCTGACCCGCGAAGTATAATCCGGAACCGGATGCTGCAGCACCTGTCCTTCTGGGTGTGCTACGTGGTATTTTTCGGGTTACTGTACGGTAGCTACATCGATGATTATTACAATGCCTTTATGGTGGAGCTGGTGGAGCTTCCGTTTAAAATGGCGCTGGTATACTTTAACATGTATTACCTGATGCCGAAGTTTTTGCTCACCAGGCGTTATCTTGAGTTCTTTGTTTACCTGCTGCTACTTACCGGCGCCATTGCCGGACTGATGCAGTACGTACTGCTGCCTTTGCTTATTCATCCGCTGATATGCCCAACCACCTGCACCCAGGATAACCTGACGCTATACCGCTTTGTGAAGAACATTGTGAACATAAATTACCTGGTAGCTATTTCAGCAACTATAGTTTTGCTCCGTAACTGGTACCAGCACCAGCAGTCGGCACGCACGCTGTCGCAGGATAAACTTGAGGCAGAGCTTAAATTTCTGAAAGGCCAGATTCACCCGCACTTCCTGTTCAACACGCTCAACAGTCTTTATTCCCTCACACTCAAAAAGTCAGATAATGCCCCTGAGATGGTACTAAAGCTTTCTGGTCTGATGGACTATATGCTATATGATGCTAATGCTGCCAAAGTGCCCCTGGAGAAAGAATTAAACTATATCCGCAACTATATAGACCTGGAACGCATCCGGTACGGTAACCGGGTAGACATTAGCTTTACCGAGGCCGGAACTATACTTGGAAAAACCATTGCGCCCATGATGCTGTTACCGTTCGTAGAGAATGCCTTTAAACATGGTGTGAGCACCGAAACAGAAAATGCATGGGTGCGCATAGATATAAAAGTACAGGACAGAAACCTGAGCCTGCGCGTAGAAAACTGTAAGTGTGGCGAGAAACAAGACCGCTCTGACCGCGAAATGGCTTCCGGAATTGGTCTTAAAAATGTGCGACGCCGCCTGGAGCTACTGTACAAAGATGCTTATAGTTTAGAGATTGAAGACGAGCCGGATGTATACGCTGTGCACCTGGAGTTAGACCTTAGCGATAGAACCCATGAAGATTAG
- a CDS encoding MFS transporter has product MKYITKAIWILSVVSLLTDTASEMLYPVMPIYLKKIGFSVLLIGVLEGIAEATAGLSKGYFGKLSDVTGRRVPFVQLGYTLSAVSKPMLALLTYPLWIFFARTLDRFGKGIRTGARDAILSDEATPATKGKVFGFHRGMDTLGAVLGPGLALLYLYFYPEDYTTLFYIAFIPGLLAILASLLLKEKVASRSTSQARPSFFSFLGYWKESPPEYRRLVAGLLAFTLFNSSDVFLLLKMKQTGISDTAVIGIYIFYNLVYALFAFPAGIVADKIGLKKMFILGLVLFAGVYFGVAAQNSLYVYLLLFLLYGMYAAATEGISKAWISNITSKQDTATAIGTYSGFQSICTMLASSLAGLIWYNYGAPATFILTGTATVLVILYLLLIVRPAPATV; this is encoded by the coding sequence TTGAAGTACATCACCAAAGCCATCTGGATCTTATCTGTTGTTAGCCTGCTAACCGATACGGCCAGCGAAATGCTGTACCCTGTTATGCCTATCTACCTTAAAAAAATTGGTTTTTCGGTGCTGCTGATAGGTGTGTTGGAAGGTATAGCAGAAGCAACTGCCGGCCTCAGCAAAGGCTACTTCGGAAAGCTTTCGGACGTTACCGGAAGGCGGGTACCTTTTGTGCAGTTGGGCTATACTTTAAGTGCTGTTTCCAAACCCATGCTGGCCCTGCTTACTTACCCGCTCTGGATCTTTTTTGCCCGCACCCTCGACCGCTTTGGCAAGGGCATACGCACCGGTGCCCGTGATGCTATACTTTCTGATGAAGCCACACCAGCTACCAAAGGCAAAGTATTCGGATTTCATAGAGGCATGGATACGTTGGGTGCAGTTTTAGGACCCGGTTTGGCGCTGCTCTACCTCTATTTCTATCCTGAAGATTATACAACATTATTCTACATCGCATTTATTCCCGGTTTACTCGCTATACTGGCTTCGCTGTTATTAAAGGAGAAAGTTGCAAGCAGATCCACGTCCCAGGCCAGGCCTTCTTTCTTTTCCTTTCTTGGCTACTGGAAAGAAAGCCCACCGGAATACCGAAGGCTTGTTGCCGGACTCCTGGCATTTACCTTATTCAACAGCTCCGATGTGTTTTTGCTGCTTAAAATGAAACAGACAGGCATCTCCGACACAGCCGTTATCGGTATCTATATCTTTTATAACCTGGTGTATGCCTTATTTGCTTTTCCGGCAGGTATAGTGGCCGACAAGATCGGGCTGAAGAAGATGTTTATACTTGGCCTGGTACTTTTTGCAGGGGTATACTTTGGGGTGGCAGCACAAAATAGTTTGTATGTTTACCTGCTCCTTTTCCTGCTTTACGGCATGTATGCCGCCGCTACCGAGGGTATCTCGAAGGCCTGGATCAGCAACATTACCAGCAAACAGGATACTGCTACTGCTATCGGCACTTATTCCGGTTTCCAGAGCATTTGCACCATGCTGGCAAGCTCACTGGCGGGTTTAATCTGGTACAACTATGGCGCTCCGGCAACTTTTATACTTACCGGCACAGCAACAGTACTAGTCATTTTATACTTGCTGTTGATTGTTAGGCCTGCGCCAGCAACAGTATAG
- the rlmH gene encoding 23S rRNA (pseudouridine(1915)-N(3))-methyltransferase RlmH translates to MKIKLIAIGKTDEKFLEEGIDKYLKRLKHYHPFEFIVIPDIKQGGKYSPDKLKEEEGKLILQKVQEGDFLILLDEKGKMFTSGEFATFLQKKLNSVTTNLIFVIGGAFGFSPAVYERANDKMALSKMTFTHQMIRMFFTEQLYRGFTILRGEKYHND, encoded by the coding sequence ATGAAGATCAAGTTAATAGCGATAGGCAAAACCGACGAAAAGTTTCTGGAAGAGGGGATAGACAAGTACCTGAAACGACTGAAGCATTACCACCCGTTCGAGTTTATAGTTATACCTGATATAAAGCAGGGCGGCAAGTATAGCCCCGATAAACTGAAGGAAGAAGAAGGCAAACTTATACTTCAGAAAGTGCAGGAAGGCGATTTCCTGATTCTGCTGGATGAAAAAGGCAAGATGTTTACGTCCGGTGAGTTTGCCACCTTTCTGCAAAAGAAACTGAACAGCGTTACCACCAACCTGATATTTGTAATAGGAGGGGCTTTCGGATTTTCGCCGGCTGTGTATGAGCGGGCAAATGATAAAATGGCGTTGTCTAAAATGACATTCACGCACCAGATGATCCGGATGTTCTTTACCGAGCAACTTTACCGCGGCTTCACCATTCTGCGCGGCGAAAAGTACCACAACGATTAA
- a CDS encoding GNAT family N-acetyltransferase: MENINIKRVTLNDIIQLQEIGRQTFSETFSAGNSEENMAAYLEEGFSKEKLTAELNNPDSEFYFALLNNKVIGYLKLNFGQSQTELQDDKALEIERIYVLKEFHGQNVGQLLYEKAMQIAKQKNAAYVWLGVWEENPRAINFYKKNGFVAFDKHIFRLGNDEQTDIMMKLQLKDR, translated from the coding sequence ATGGAAAACATTAACATAAAAAGAGTAACGCTAAACGACATTATCCAATTGCAAGAAATTGGCAGACAGACGTTTTCCGAGACTTTTTCAGCAGGGAACTCGGAGGAGAATATGGCAGCATATTTAGAAGAAGGATTCTCTAAAGAAAAATTAACTGCTGAACTGAATAACCCAGACTCAGAATTTTATTTTGCTCTACTCAACAATAAGGTGATCGGCTATCTGAAACTGAACTTCGGACAATCACAGACAGAACTACAAGACGACAAAGCACTTGAGATTGAACGGATTTATGTGCTGAAAGAATTTCACGGACAAAATGTAGGACAACTGCTTTATGAGAAGGCAATGCAAATTGCAAAGCAGAAAAATGCAGCCTATGTTTGGTTAGGTGTCTGGGAAGAAAACCCAAGAGCAATAAACTTTTATAAGAAGAATGGCTTCGTTGCCTTTGACAAACACATTTTCAGGTTAGGCAACGACGAGCAGACGGACATAATGATGAAACTGCAATTGAAAGACAGATAG
- a CDS encoding MGMT family protein yields the protein MSDKKENFFENVYEVVKLIPTGRVTSYGAIASYLGSKGSARMVGWALIASHPLTKIPAHRVVNRVGMLTGKQHFDEPNAMRERLEQEGVKVENDQVVNFDKLFWDPSKELL from the coding sequence ATGAGCGACAAAAAAGAAAACTTCTTTGAAAATGTATATGAAGTGGTAAAGCTGATACCAACAGGCCGGGTTACGTCTTATGGGGCTATTGCCAGTTATTTAGGCTCTAAGGGCTCGGCGCGTATGGTTGGCTGGGCCTTAATCGCATCACATCCGCTAACCAAAATACCAGCACACCGGGTAGTAAACAGGGTTGGTATGTTAACAGGTAAACAGCATTTTGATGAGCCAAACGCCATGAGGGAGCGCCTGGAACAGGAAGGTGTAAAAGTTGAGAACGACCAGGTTGTAAACTTCGATAAACTGTTCTGGGACCCTAGTAAAGAACTGCTGTAG
- a CDS encoding efflux RND transporter periplasmic adaptor subunit, whose product MKIKYIVYTLLILGFGALVAYRITQNKSEGAGGPGGGGGRGPGGPGGPGGMPAMRVDGVVIQPQNFANTLSVTGSIEADEQVQIRSQVSGLVKSISFQEGNKVSKGQVLVKIDDSELRAQLAQARTRQSLAAENERRAGLLLNKEAISREEYDVARADLKSAQAQTQLIQAQLAKTTIRAPFSGRIGLRNISEGSFISPETVIANLVSTDPLKITFSVPEKYASQVKQNTALTFTVAGSSEKHTATVYAIEPGIEASSRTLQLRARAANADGTLMPGSFANIELPLAVIEDALLVPSEAIIPVQNGKKLFVAKDGKAKEVMVETSTRTEKDVLITTGLQAGDTVLTTGIMTLKEGTPVKVAVGKKQ is encoded by the coding sequence ATGAAGATCAAATACATCGTTTACACCCTGCTTATACTCGGATTTGGAGCACTGGTAGCTTACCGCATCACGCAAAATAAAAGCGAAGGAGCCGGTGGTCCGGGTGGCGGTGGCGGCAGAGGTCCAGGTGGTCCAGGCGGCCCGGGTGGTATGCCAGCTATGCGTGTAGACGGCGTGGTAATTCAGCCACAGAATTTTGCTAACACTTTGTCTGTTACTGGCTCTATAGAAGCTGATGAGCAGGTACAGATCAGGTCTCAGGTATCTGGTTTAGTAAAATCCATCTCTTTTCAGGAGGGAAATAAGGTTAGCAAAGGCCAGGTATTGGTAAAGATTGATGACTCGGAACTGCGTGCACAGTTGGCTCAAGCCCGTACGCGCCAGAGCCTGGCCGCTGAAAATGAGCGCCGTGCAGGATTGCTGCTAAACAAAGAAGCCATCAGCCGTGAAGAATACGATGTTGCCCGCGCCGACCTGAAATCAGCACAGGCACAGACACAACTGATACAGGCCCAGCTGGCTAAAACAACCATACGCGCCCCGTTCTCTGGCCGCATTGGTCTGCGCAATATCTCTGAAGGCAGCTTCATTTCGCCAGAAACTGTTATAGCCAACCTGGTAAGTACAGACCCGCTGAAGATCACGTTCTCAGTTCCTGAAAAATATGCCAGCCAGGTAAAGCAAAACACTGCCCTTACTTTCACGGTTGCCGGTTCATCCGAAAAACATACAGCCACCGTTTATGCTATTGAGCCAGGTATAGAAGCCAGCAGCCGTACATTACAACTTCGTGCACGCGCTGCCAACGCTGATGGCACCTTAATGCCAGGTTCTTTTGCGAATATCGAACTGCCGTTAGCTGTTATCGAGGATGCGCTGCTAGTACCTAGCGAAGCCATTATACCTGTACAGAACGGTAAAAAGCTGTTTGTAGCAAAAGATGGTAAAGCCAAGGAAGTGATGGTAGAAACATCAACAAGAACCGAAAAGGATGTACTGATCACGACGGGCCTGCAAGCTGGTGATACTGTACTGACAACCGGTATCATGACGTTAAAAGAAGGTACTCCTGTGAAAGTAGCAGTTGGAAAGAAACAGTAA
- a CDS encoding efflux RND transporter permease subunit: MSLSTTSIKRPVFTIVINLMLILFGFIGYSFLGVREYPSIDPAIVSVSTSYSGANADIIESQITEPLEKAINSIDGIRNISSSSNQGRSNINIEFNLDKDLEEATNDVRDKVSQAVRNLPQDIDAPPVVAKADADSEPIITMTVQSESRDQLQLSDYAENVISQRLQTIPGVSSVQIWGQKRYAMRLWLDPMKLASYGLTVGDVRTALNRENVELPSGKISGENTELVVKTLGNLSTAEQFNNLIVKSDNNKIIRFSDLGTAELGPENYETKMSESGKPMVGMAIIPQPGTNYLDISDKFYEQFEKLKKDLPEDIKLDIAMDNTIFIKQSVTEVAETILIALVLVILIIYLFFRDWSIAFRPLIDIPVSLIATFFIMYLCGFSVNVLTLLAVVLATGLVVDDGIVVTENIFKKVEEGMSPIEAAIKGSNEIFLAVISISITLAAVFLPVIFLEGFVGRLFREFGVVIGAAVLISAFVSLTLTPMLNAYLMKGGAHKKTKFYNFTEPYFEKMNASYASALSSFMKRKWLSFPIILVCIGLIGLFFTILQKETAPYDDRSMLRVMATAPEGASYEYMDRFMQELNQLVNDSIPEKDVNLVITSPGFGGGSVNSGMMRIALKQPNERERSQKEVADYLTGLTRRYPEARTMVTQQPTISVNRRGGQPIQYIIQAPNFQKLEEKIPEFMDEASKDPTFSNVDVNLKFNKPEINISIDREKAQSLGVSVIDVAQTLQLSLSGQRFGYFLMNGRQYQVMGQFDRPDRDDPLDLTSLFVRSKDGKLVQLDNLVTMTERSSPPQLYHNNRYMSATISAGLAPGKSIGDGIEAMDRIKEKVLDDTFSTDLGGESRDFVESGSNTTFAFGLALLLIYLILAAQFESFVDPLIIILTVPMAVAGAMLSLWLFGQTWNIFSQIGTIMLIGLVTKNGILIVEFANQLREQGKPKHEAILEAAEARLRPILMTSLAIALGALPIALALGAAAQSRMGMGIVIVGGTMFSLILTLFVIPAIYAMWSRPRKHHPEFEQIEAYEKAVV; the protein is encoded by the coding sequence ATGAGTTTATCAACCACAAGTATAAAGCGTCCCGTTTTCACGATCGTTATAAACCTGATGCTGATCTTATTTGGCTTTATCGGGTATAGCTTTCTGGGGGTGCGCGAGTATCCGTCTATCGACCCGGCCATTGTATCGGTTAGTACCAGTTACTCGGGTGCCAACGCCGATATTATTGAGTCACAGATAACGGAGCCACTCGAAAAAGCCATTAACTCTATCGATGGTATCCGTAACATTTCTTCATCGAGTAACCAGGGTCGAAGCAACATCAACATTGAGTTTAACCTGGATAAAGACCTGGAAGAAGCTACCAATGATGTTCGCGACAAAGTATCGCAGGCCGTAAGAAACCTGCCGCAGGATATTGATGCACCGCCGGTAGTTGCCAAAGCCGATGCAGACTCTGAACCGATCATTACCATGACGGTGCAAAGCGAGAGCCGCGACCAGTTGCAGCTGAGCGATTATGCCGAAAACGTAATATCACAGCGTCTGCAAACTATACCAGGTGTAAGTAGCGTGCAGATCTGGGGACAAAAACGCTATGCCATGCGCCTGTGGCTCGACCCGATGAAGCTTGCCTCTTACGGACTAACTGTTGGCGACGTACGCACTGCCCTTAACCGTGAGAACGTAGAATTGCCTTCTGGTAAAATCAGTGGCGAAAACACTGAACTGGTTGTTAAAACGTTAGGGAACCTCTCTACTGCCGAGCAATTTAACAACCTGATCGTTAAGTCAGACAACAATAAGATCATCCGTTTCAGCGATCTGGGCACAGCAGAGCTTGGCCCTGAGAACTATGAGACGAAGATGAGTGAGTCGGGTAAGCCAATGGTAGGTATGGCCATTATACCGCAGCCTGGTACAAACTACCTCGATATATCCGACAAATTTTACGAGCAGTTCGAGAAGCTGAAAAAAGACCTTCCGGAAGACATAAAACTGGACATTGCGATGGATAATACCATATTCATTAAGCAGTCAGTTACAGAAGTGGCCGAAACTATACTTATCGCGCTGGTACTGGTTATACTTATTATTTACCTGTTCTTCCGCGACTGGAGTATTGCTTTCCGTCCGCTTATCGATATTCCGGTATCCCTGATCGCTACATTTTTTATCATGTACCTGTGTGGTTTCTCTGTAAACGTATTGACGCTATTGGCAGTGGTACTCGCAACAGGTCTTGTGGTGGATGACGGTATTGTGGTAACAGAGAACATCTTTAAGAAAGTAGAAGAAGGCATGTCGCCGATAGAAGCTGCCATTAAAGGATCTAACGAGATCTTCCTGGCTGTAATTTCCATCTCGATTACGTTGGCTGCGGTGTTCTTACCGGTTATTTTCCTGGAAGGCTTTGTGGGGCGCCTGTTCCGGGAATTTGGTGTGGTGATTGGTGCGGCTGTTCTTATTTCAGCTTTTGTATCGCTGACCCTGACCCCGATGCTGAACGCTTACCTGATGAAAGGTGGCGCACATAAGAAAACGAAGTTCTACAACTTTACAGAGCCATACTTCGAGAAAATGAACGCAAGCTATGCCAGTGCGCTGAGCAGCTTTATGAAACGCAAATGGCTTAGCTTCCCGATCATCCTCGTTTGTATCGGTTTAATTGGTCTGTTCTTTACTATACTTCAGAAAGAGACTGCCCCTTACGATGACAGAAGTATGCTGCGCGTAATGGCTACTGCCCCTGAAGGCGCTTCATACGAGTACATGGATCGTTTTATGCAGGAGCTGAATCAACTGGTAAACGACTCTATACCTGAGAAAGATGTAAACCTTGTGATCACTTCGCCTGGTTTTGGCGGTGGATCTGTGAACAGCGGTATGATGCGTATTGCCCTGAAGCAGCCAAACGAACGCGAACGCTCTCAGAAAGAAGTGGCTGATTACCTGACCGGCCTTACACGCCGTTACCCGGAAGCGCGTACAATGGTTACCCAGCAGCCAACCATCTCTGTAAACCGCCGTGGTGGCCAGCCGATACAGTACATTATCCAAGCACCAAACTTTCAGAAGCTCGAAGAAAAAATTCCTGAGTTTATGGATGAAGCCAGCAAAGATCCTACTTTCTCGAACGTAGACGTTAACCTGAAATTTAATAAACCGGAAATCAACATTTCTATTGATCGTGAAAAAGCACAAAGCTTAGGAGTATCGGTAATTGATGTGGCTCAAACACTGCAGCTGTCGCTGAGTGGGCAGCGCTTCGGGTACTTTTTGATGAACGGTCGCCAGTACCAGGTAATGGGCCAGTTCGACCGACCAGACCGCGATGATCCGCTTGACCTTACTTCGCTTTTCGTACGCAGCAAAGACGGTAAGTTGGTTCAACTGGATAACCTGGTAACCATGACCGAGCGCAGCAGCCCGCCACAGCTATACCACAACAACCGTTACATGTCGGCTACTATTTCGGCTGGCTTAGCACCGGGCAAAAGTATAGGCGATGGTATCGAAGCGATGGACCGTATCAAGGAAAAAGTACTGGATGACACCTTCTCAACTGACCTTGGCGGCGAGTCAAGAGACTTTGTAGAGAGTGGATCAAATACGACCTTTGCTTTCGGCTTAGCTTTACTTTTGATCTATCTTATACTTGCTGCACAGTTCGAGAGCTTTGTTGACCCGCTGATAATTATACTTACCGTACCTATGGCGGTAGCTGGTGCCATGCTTTCGTTGTGGTTGTTTGGCCAGACATGGAACATCTTCAGCCAGATCGGTACAATTATGCTGATTGGGCTCGTGACGAAGAACGGTATATTAATAGTCGAATTTGCGAACCAACTCCGGGAACAGGGCAAACCGAAACACGAGGCCATATTGGAAGCTGCTGAAGCCCGTCTTCGCCCGATCCTGATGACAAGTTTGGCGATTGCTTTAGGTGCGTTGCCAATTGCACTGGCGCTGGGTGCTGCTGCACAAAGCCGTATGGGTATGGGTATTGTAATTGTGGGCGGTACTATGTTCTCGCTTATACTTACCCTGTTCGTTATTCCGGCCATCTATGCTATGTGGTCCAGACCGCGCAAGCACCACCCGGAATTTGAGCAGATCGAGGCTTACGAAAAAGCAGTTGTTTAA
- a CDS encoding TolC family protein: MKYKIAVLVAFALSILFAGSANAQEVLTLEDAIKIALERNYDIKLVANDLEIDRNNANRANAGMLPVVTGTLNQNNTIQNSSQTRESGDKVERNGARGSTLNYGVGLNWTIFDGLGMFARYEQLKEFQKLGEADLQQTILTRIGDVMSTYYDLVQQQQQLRALDTAMLISRERVQIAKNRFEIGKVSKLEVLNAQVDYNTDTTRIMRQHELYQNTQTQLNELLARDVNLRFRVVETFTIDDQLVLQQLADKAAQQNPALQAAIINKRVAELDMKQVKANRMPRVSLNTGYNFNRAESALGFTTLSTGNGLNYGVSASVNIFNGFLQRRSEQNAAISMKSAQLEYEQLNQNINSQLTSAYQTYLTSLSLVELEENNQKIARQNLDITLEKLKLGSITPIEVREAQLNYVNATVRFTNAQFQAKIAEVSLREIAGTLTF; this comes from the coding sequence ATGAAGTATAAAATTGCTGTTCTTGTAGCATTTGCTTTGTCTATACTTTTTGCGGGCAGCGCAAATGCACAGGAAGTTCTGACGCTGGAAGATGCCATTAAAATTGCGTTGGAGCGAAACTATGACATCAAGCTTGTAGCAAATGATCTGGAAATAGACAGGAACAATGCAAACCGTGCCAATGCCGGAATGCTGCCTGTTGTTACCGGTACCCTTAATCAGAACAACACTATACAAAATAGCTCGCAAACTCGCGAGAGTGGTGATAAGGTAGAACGTAACGGAGCCAGAGGCTCCACTTTAAATTATGGCGTTGGCCTTAACTGGACCATTTTTGATGGCCTTGGCATGTTTGCGCGCTACGAACAGTTGAAAGAGTTTCAGAAACTAGGCGAAGCCGACCTGCAGCAAACCATACTTACCAGAATTGGTGATGTAATGAGCACCTACTACGACCTGGTACAGCAGCAGCAGCAACTAAGAGCACTTGATACGGCTATGCTGATTTCGCGAGAGCGGGTGCAAATTGCAAAAAACCGTTTCGAGATTGGTAAAGTGTCTAAGTTGGAGGTACTGAATGCACAGGTTGATTACAATACCGATACGACCAGAATTATGCGCCAGCACGAACTCTACCAGAATACACAGACACAGCTGAACGAACTTCTGGCACGAGACGTGAACCTGCGCTTCAGGGTAGTAGAAACCTTTACGATTGACGATCAGCTGGTACTACAACAACTGGCTGATAAAGCGGCACAGCAGAACCCGGCCCTGCAGGCTGCCATCATTAACAAGCGTGTAGCTGAGCTAGACATGAAACAGGTAAAAGCCAACCGTATGCCAAGGGTTAGCTTAAATACCGGCTATAACTTTAACCGGGCCGAATCAGCACTTGGATTTACTACCTTATCAACTGGTAATGGGTTAAACTACGGCGTATCAGCTTCTGTTAACATATTCAACGGATTTCTGCAGCGCCGCAGCGAGCAGAATGCCGCTATCTCTATGAAGAGTGCACAACTGGAGTATGAGCAGCTAAACCAAAATATAAACTCGCAGTTAACCTCTGCTTACCAAACATACTTAACGAGCCTGTCGCTGGTAGAACTGGAGGAAAACAACCAGAAAATTGCCAGACAGAACCTGGACATCACGCTGGAAAAGTTAAAGCTTGGCAGTATCACCCCTATCGAGGTACGAGAGGCACAGCTAAATTATGTAAATGCCACTGTTCGCTTTACTAATGCGCAATTTCAGGCTAAAATAGCTGAAGTATCCTTAAGAGAAATTGCAGGCACATTGACCTTTTAA